A region from the Oryzias latipes chromosome 20, ASM223467v1 genome encodes:
- the rttn gene encoding rotatin isoform X3, producing MELSSLIKKIGHSLVEIRVRALKNILCKLDHSLISVNDIVQEKMLFVYLLEWFNFPEVPMKEEVLGLLLTLSRHPSAAQMLRDVGAVDFLTSLSPNLEPRLRTVIDGTLDQLFQLPELLPSHSAVYSHGAHCTTPTDENIPTTGYFHKGKPSNIEVPPKKIAVNESVRCLKFSVFPWLALTNTDRHILSSNESSLGSTNPNLVRTTCELLCDVIMQDFPAEIFLQRPGIVKNLLSLLRLSSCKGEVNYLRSPALSCLRQLCVGLRRRLRFHQDPGFCSAKQDAVSQNSSLSYTQEVQGNQRSHASSPATERSPRPSVLGRRERARGDGQDGDAASDSGSSQRGGVAVQISNSPEHVAQLELPDLGAEDTLELQLQQLTLAQFTVTTLQHAIPLLKTEGLHMFHRVLELLCDAVLLLGDSVCELVWDDHSLVGMELKETLQTCMELLSDILSYHQNSSADIPPSSQINHRMAYIGTAAFTIKFLQTVLPPEKASSNLQDNMATAIFHLSLDTSFGSLLPSMQEAAVAYLEQVNVDNHDVYRRVTRAALWMESTCSFIKETQAEGEKNWLELLELADQATDGLPFHLHLPIIKHCVLMCSYLWRFDQPSPFLQTESQKLLLKMLSHPLLAVKIEAYERTLNLVKDCLGIQNVSRQEPAACAAVNFLLHHRVLYEISTFGLQDSAEKVSLAAKDILLFLLKGRLMMTASAWARFTEALHPVIPILQGYANTEESLGNCVLLISDTSDAGVLSNTAKLKAALRLLFSKKPTVRMAAVQQILPHITSGEDASTSRPDMDQSVIASLPNIFCGKNLVDVTLDTRSKSLLKVESVEKLFHLLSSDSVDISLKRSAAEQLSVVLQDTTMHPVLKSLGITDKVVSLMMGSVHGNKSFDCLLEPCACILRKLVYADPSLRHSLAQRNLLLLWLLRASLILKENKGNGSEIAVLMTLLLFDEIASSEMWLEKANTDVKISPFSLPLTAARSHNIPFQAATHHAVSPYRCLPAPSDDLLALIPARQALQVAWNTAWHSGINNLLEKLHGVASDANEFNPDLKLSESQLLSVRVAHLPSALRDCVQAIATAAGHRSVASGLSGLSLYLLIDRLALPHVPTYNCRDTLQSLSWHTALARFLQVRPACIEDERLLVGIVTFLNAYFKRVHAEFVPDEEDRDLRWILELLLNQETAVLLHLLHGVETQSSNQSTEQPEELKNRMSQTLQRELISFFNTLLLRLSHTTDRLCLASAGLFKSQLAVRLLQSLRVSDAPRFYGLPSLERTLQGMVSLTAQPGWSSHCPDLEPSSLCSKYLSGLLEVISSFYVEWGGNSLSFMGKGVTKNAVICLLHLSHEMMTENKEKDSIPLWYLGSERTTEDAGASPLGLAWLIPLWVDRDQEVRFASLGLGAALSSVASGCQALCRSCQNISGGLWGTLLNILLDQQETSMVRREAAFILQNLLVMPMPANAEEAKNSHWQHPCVHDEVSGISLVGLPALQALLHHCQYFQNVAFSATTCYRGRHTFHLPPCFDEPSGPGLKSDVSGDSESSLWFWRCDPPTDSRRPSSSLSTFSTVIKGSGSHTPNISSAVSIADEPPACRLTAQGQSDTDTSNSVTSQESQLSAVEATLIVTPDLLTAHCGVLTNLLAILPDFVLTAIRQNQLLHLLANLVDVGLIEKCLTELRMPNVLPGQREDIKTQLVTALQFLSGFSKLLQLCILADKELIGQMEVMKQLLSALVAVLMLDVKGLDAGIRLVVCACWHDVFTLLTALLKRNGSAIHPSVSAALARRWRSFAGTLSECMNEKYADHHLHTVALQFLSTVFTEETNRRTEAIPNSEHSSPLSDILNGPLANQLCESLLQSFEKRSLRDPLKKLTGRALMTLLTCSPSAQNFASKAGLIDSCVEQLKQSYSQLESVRPGKVSLHKKEAVYLKEVKLTVEILRSALYCNDESKTAATDARLSQAVHGLWPWLLLDDPTMEAALEALCVYTANCTTACSALCGSGPGVVPGVKGSSSSSNSSLMHSVMKLTSLSSNGPIQNLAFFLLANLVASRDCRGILQKNNFLQVFLSVPVPKAPGVKATPAGGSGSLLGLWLRLLVSLSSAEDGQQSILKVTGSLEMLADLATHRRHALLILHNLCFCSANKSHVLTSDKAVNVLLSCLDSKDIEARCIGASALWALLHNNQRAKTSLKCPTVRLKIEEAHAISKKDAEAKPEAFRLHLLKCLENLSQLLKN from the exons ATGGAGTTATCTTccctgattaaaaaaattg GTCACTCACTGGTAGAAATAAGAGTTAGAGCTCTGAAGAACATCCTGTGTAAACTGGACCATTCTTTGATTTCTGTAAATGACATCGTCCAAGAAAAGATGCTGTTTGTGTATCTTCTGGAGTGGTTCAACTTTCCAGAGGTGCCAATGAAGGAAGAAGTGCTTGGGCTGCTTTTAACTTTATCAAGG CATCCCAGTGCAGCCCAGATGCTGAGAGACGTTGGGGCGGTAGACTTTCTCACTTCGCTATCTCCTAATCTGGAGCCCAGACTGCGAACTGTCATCGATGGAACCCTGGACCAGCTGTTTCAGCTTCCTGAGCTGCTCCCCAGTCATTCAGCTGTCTACTCACATGGAGCTCACTGTACAACTCCAACAG atgaaaacatacCCACAACAGGTTATTTTCACAAAGGCAAGCCCAGCAACATAGAAGTGCCACCCAAGAAGATAGCAG TAAATGAATCAGTGAGATGTCTGAAGTTCTCGGTGTTTCCTTGGCTGGCActgacaaacacagacaggcACATACTTTCGTCTAACGAGAG CTCTCTGGGGAGCACTAATCCTAACTTGGTGCGAACCACATGTGAACTTCTGTGTGATGTTATTATGCAGGACTTTCCTGCAGAGATTTTCCTTCAAAGACCTGGAATTGTGAAG AACCTTTTGTCTCTTCTGCGGCTGAGTTCGTGTAAAGGTGAGGTGAACTACCTTCGCTCGCCTGCTCTTTCCTGCCTGCGGCAGCTTTGCGTGGGGCTGAGGAGGAGACTGCGTTTTCACCAAGATCCCGGCTTCTGCTCTGCAAAGCAAG ATGCGGTGTCGCAGAATTCGTCCTTGTCTTACACCCAGGAGGTTCAGGGTAACCAGCGTTCTCATGCGTCCTCACCTGCGACCGAGCGTTCTCCTCGACCTTCTGTGTTGGGCCGCAGAGAGAGAGCCAGGGGAGATGGCCAAGATGGAGACGCAGCCTCAGACAG CGGCAGCTCACAGAGAGGTGGAGTGGCAGTCCAAATATCTAATTCCCCTGAACATGTGGCCCAATTGGAGCTTCCTGACCTGGGTGCAGAAGATACCTTGGAGCTGCAGTTACAACAGCTCACCTTGGCTCAGTTTACTGTTACCACACTGCAGCACGCCATACCACTGCTGAAGACAG AAGGTTTGCACATGTTCCACCGTGTTCTGGAGCTGCTGTGCGACGCCGTCCTCCTGCTCGGGGACAGCGTGTGCGAGCTGGTCTGGGACGATCACAGCCTGGTGGGGATGGAGCTG aaagaaacACTGCAGACCTGCATGGAGCTGCTGAGTGATATTCTCAGCTATCACCAGAACTCTTCTGCAGACATTCCTCCCAGTTCCCAGATAAACCACAGAATGGCCTACATAGGTACTGCCGCATTCACCATTAAATTCCTACAGACTGTTCTCCCTCCTGAGAAG GCTAGCAGCAATCTTCAAGATAACATGGCAACTGCAATTTTCCACTTAAGCTTGGACACATCATTTGGCAGTTTATTACCAAGCATGCAGGAAGCAGCTGTTGCCTACTTGGAGCAGGTGAACGTAGACAACCATGATGTCTACAGGAGGGTAACCAGAGCTGCTCTCTGGATGGAATCAACCTGCAGCTTTATCAAGGAAACACAAGCTGAG gGAGAGAAGAACTGGTTGGAGCTACTGGAATTGGCAGATCAAGCTACAGACGGACTTCCATTTCACTTGCACCTGCCTATCATTAAACACTGCGTTCTCATGTGCTCCTACCT GTGGAGATTTGATCAACCCAGTCCATTCCTTCAGACTGAGAGCCAGAAGCTTCTTCTGAAGATGCTGTCTCATCCTTTACTGGCTGTCAAGATCGAAGCGTATGAACGTACTTTGAACCTGGTCAAG GACTGCCTTGGCATCCAGAATGTGTCACGACAGGAACCGGCAGCGTGCGCCGCCGTTAACTTCCTCCTTCACCACAGGGTGCTTTATGAAATTAGCACTTTTGGACTTCAAGACtctgcagaaaaa GTGAGCTTGGCTGCCAAGGATATCCTGCTATTCCTGCTCAAGGGACGATTGATGATGACAGCATCAGCCTGGGCCAGATTCACTGAGGCACTTCACCCGGTCATACCCATATTACAG GGCTACGCCAACACTGAAGAGTCACTTGGAAACTGTGTCCTGCTGATAAGTGACACGTCGGATGCGGGCGTGCTTTCAAACACAGCCAAGCTAAAAGCAGCGCTCCGActgcttttttctaaaaaacccAC AGTAAGAATGGCAGCAGTGCAGCAGATTCTTCCACACATCACCAGCGGTGAAGATGCAAGCACCTCCAGACCGGACATGGATCAATCAGTGATTGCATCTCTTCCTAACATTTTCTGTGGGAAAAACCTTGTGGATGTCACACTTGACACCCGCAGCAAGTCTTTACTAAAG GTGGAGTCGGTGGAGAAGCTGTTCCATCTCCTGTCCTCAGACTCGGTTGACATCTCCCTAAAAAGATCAGCTGCGGAACAGCTGTCTGTTGTGCTGCAAG ACACAACAATGCACCCAGTGCTGAAGAGTCTCGGCATAACAGATAAAGTCGTTTCTCTCATGATGGGGAGTGTACACGGCAACAAG AGCTTCGATTGTCTGCTGGAGCCGTGTGCGTGCATCTTGAGAAAACTGGTGTACGCCGATCCGTCTCTAAGGCACAGCCTGGCGCAACGCAACCTCCTGCTCCTCTGGCTTCTCAGGG CTTCGTTAATATTGAAGGAGAACAAAGGCAATGGAAGTGAAATCGCTGTCCTGATGACTTTGCTGCTCTTTGATGAAATCGCCAGCAGTGAAATGTG GTTAGAAAAAGCCAACACAGATGTGAAAATCTCGCCATTTTCCCTACCGCTGACAGCAGCACGCAG CCACAACATCCCCTTTCAGGCAGCGACTCATCACGCTGTGAGCCCATACCGCTGCCTCCCGGCTCCCTCCGACGACCTCCTAGCCCTCATTCCTGCCAGGCAAGCCTTGCAGGTGGCCTGGAACACCGCATGGCATTCTGGGATAAATAACCTCCTTGAAAAGCTGCACGGTGTTGCAAGCGATGCTAACGA ATTTAATCCCGATTTAAAGCTGTCGGAGTCTCAGCTTTTGTCAGTGCGGGTGGCACACCTTCCCTCTGCTCTGCGGGACTGCGTCCAGGCCATCGCCACCGCAGCCGGGCACAGATCGGTGGCCTCTGGCCTCAGCGGGCTCAGCCTTTACCTGTTGATTGACAGACTTGCGCTTCCTCATGTTCCTACATATAACTGCAGGGACACCCTGCAATCCCTCAGCTGGCACACGGCGTTGGCCAG GTTTCTGCAGGTGCGACCAGCCTGCATCGAGGATGAAAGGTTGCTGGTGGGAATTGTGACATTTTTGAACGCCTACTTCAAAAGGGTTCACGCCGAGTTTGTGCCTGACGAAGAAGACAGAGACCTACGCTGGATCCTGGAGCTGCTTCTTAACCAA GAAACTGCAGTTCTCCTTCATTTGCTTCATGGCGTGGAGACGCAGAGCTCAAACCAGAGTACCGAGCAGCCGGAGGAACTAAAGAACCGGATGAGCCAAACACTACAGAGAGAACTCATCAGCTTCTTCAACACCCTGCTGCTCAGACTGTCGCACACCACTGACAG GTTGTGTTTGGCGTCAGCCGGCCTCTTCAAAAGCCAACTGGCGGTCCGCTTGCTGCAGAGCCTGCGGGTGTCCGATGCCCCACGTTTCTATGGCCTTCCCAGCCTGGAGAGGACACTGCAGGGCATGGTCAGCCTGACTGCCCAACCTGGCTGGAGCTCCCACTGCCCTGACCTGGAGCCCAGCTCCCTCTGCTCCAAGTATCTCAGTGGATTATTagag GTTATCTCCTCCTTTTATGTTGAGTGGGGCGGTAACTCGCTGTCTTTCATGGGAAAAGGTGTAACCAAGAATGCTGTCATCTGCTTGCTGCATCTATCCCACGAGATGATGACTGAAAACAAAGAGAAG GACTCGATTCCTCTGTGGTATTTGGGAAGTGAGCGGACGACTGAGGATGCTGGAGCCTCTCCGCTGGGATTGGCCTGGCTAATTCCACTCTGGGTGGACCGAGATCAAGAG GTGAGGTTTGCCAGTTTGGGTTTAGGAGCTGCTCTGTCCTCTGTGGCCAGTGGATGCCAGGCTCTGTGTCGCAGCTGTCAGAACATCAGCGGCGGTCTGTGGGGCACGCTGCTCAACATCCTCCTGGACCAGCAGGAGACCAGCATGGTCCGCAGAGAG GCTGCATTTATCTTGCAGAACTTGCTGGTGATGCCCATGCCTGCCAACGCAGAGGAGGCCAAGAACTCACACTGGCAG CACCCATGTGTTCACGATGAAGTGTCCGGTATCTCTCTGGTGGGTCTTCCCGCTCTGCAGGCTCTGCTCCACCACTGTCAGTACTTCCAAAATGTCGCTTTTTCTGCCACCACTTGTTACCGGGGCAGACACACTTTTCACCTTCCCCCTTGTTTTGACGAGCCCAGTGGGCCCGGTCTAAAGAGTGACGTGTCAGGTG ATTCTGAAAGTTCTTTATGGTTTTGGAGATGTGACCCCCCCACCGACTCGAGAAGACCTTCCAGCTCTCTGTCTACCTTCAGCACTGTG ATAAAAGGTTCAGGGTCCCACACTCCTAACATTTCCTCTGCTGTAAGCATCGCTGATGAACCTCCTGCCTGCAGACTGACGGCTCAAg GCCAGAGTGATACAGACACAAGCAACTCAGTGACCTCACAGGAATCCCAGCTGTCAGCCGTGGAAGCCACCCTCATTGTTACCCCTGACCTTCTGACGGCGCACTGTGGGGTTCTGACCAATCTGCTGGCCATCCTGCCAGATTTCGTCCTCACCGCCATCAGACAGAACCAGCTCCTCCACCTGTTAGCCAA TCTGGTGGATGTTGGACTTATAGAGAAGTGCCTGACTGAACTGAGGATGCCGAATGTCCTTCCTGGACAGCGGGAAGACATAAAGACCCAG TTGGTGACTGCTCTTCAGTTCCTCTCTGGATTTTCCAAACTCCTGCAGTTGTGCATCCTTGCAGACAAAGAGCTGATTGGCCAGATGGAGGTCATGAAACAGCTGTTATCTGCTTTAGTGGCTGTTCTCATGCTGGATGTGAAAGGATTAG ATGCAGGTATTCGGCTTGTGGTTTGTGCGTGCTGGCATGACGTCTTCACACTCCTAACAGCTCTGCTGAAGAGGAACGGCTCTGCAATACACCCATCTGTCTCTGCTGCTCTGGCGAGACGCTGGCGCTCATTTGCAG GAACATTATCAGAGTGCATGAATGAGAAGTATGCAGACCACCATCTCCACACAGTGGCTCTGCAGTTCCTTTCTACAGTTTTCACAGAAGAGACGAACCGCCGCACTGAAGCAATCCCAAACTCTGAACACAGCTCCCCGCTGTCAGATATCTTAAATGGACCTCTGGCCAACCAGCTGTGTGAGTCGTTACTACAG AGCTTTGAGAAGCGGAGCCTTCGGGACCCTTTGAAGAAGCTGACTGGTCGCGCCCTGATGACACTGCTCACCTGCAGTCCCTCTGCCCAAAATTTTGCCTCCAAAG ctggtttgattgacagctgtgtAGAGCAGCTGAAGCAGAGTTATTCCCAACTGGAATCCGTCCGACCTGGCAAGGTGTCCCTCCATAAAAAG GAAGCGGTCTATTTAAAGGAAGTGAAGCTGACTGTGGAGATCCTGCGGAGTGCACTTTACTGCAATGATGAAAGCAAA acgGCCGCCACAGACGCTCGCCTGTCTCAGGCCGTGCATGGTCTCTGGCCTTGGCTCCTGCTGGATGACCCCACCATGGAAGCAGCACTGGAGGCTTTGTGTGTCTATACAGCCAACTGCACAACAG CATGCAGTGCTCTCTGTGGCAGCGGCCCCGGTGTAGTGCCAGGTGTCAaaggctcctcctcttcctccaacaGCTCTCTGATGCACAGCGTCATGAAGCTGACCTCGCTCTCCTCAAACGGTCCCATCCAGAACCTCGCTTTCTTTCTCCTCGCTAACCTGGTTGCGTCACGTGACTGCAGAGGCATCCTGCAGAAG AATAATTTCCTTCAGGTTTTCCTGTCCGTGCCGGTGCCAAAGGCTCCTGGTGTAAAGGCCACGCCAGCAGGCGGGAGTGGGAGCCTCTTGGGTTTGTGGTTGAGACTGCTGGTCAGCCTCTCGTCTGCTGAAGACGGCCAGCAGAGCATCCTGAAGGTGACTGGAAGCCTGGAAATGCTGGCAGACCTGGCAACGCATCGCCGACACGCTCTGCTCATCCTCCACAACCTCTGCTTCTGCTCTGCAAACAAGTCACATGTCCTCACCAGTG ATAAAGCTGTGAACGTCCTGCTGTCCTGCCTGGACAGTAAAGATATAGAAGCTCGCTGCATTGGAGCATCTGCACTGTGGGCTTTACTACACAACAACCAGAGG GCAAAGACTTCCCTCAAGTGTCCAACTGTTCGGTTGAAAATCGAGGAGGCCCACGCCATCTCTAagaaag ATGCAGAAGCCAAACCTGAAGC